A stretch of Glandiceps talaboti chromosome 18, keGlaTala1.1, whole genome shotgun sequence DNA encodes these proteins:
- the LOC144449762 gene encoding uncharacterized protein LOC144449762 — translation MDDFETRYFPDLFCSDCGRYSSCSWEKDIGKCEHIPDGPDDEGPNVVMMISLVVGGFVVLLIVVIVAWQVCNSRANPGLREQAQNETPVSGSPSTDYAVAYEQPPLVDFGDTGHNNTGFEHTSRIDMTSGD, via the exons ATGGACGATTTTGAAACA CGTTATTTCCCGGATTTATTTTGCAGTGACTGTGGGAGGTATTCCAGCTGTTCATGGGAGAAGGATATTGGTAAATGTGAACATA TTCCTGATGGACCTGATGATGAAGGCCCCAatgtggtgatgatgataagtTTGGTTGTCGGTGGTTTTGTTGTTCTGCTAATTGTGGTAATCGTAGCTTGGCAGGTGTGTAATTCAAGAGCGAATCCCGGATTACGGGAACAAGCACAGAATGAGACGCCCGTCTCCGGCAGCCCATCGACAGATTACGCTGTGGCTTACGAACAACCACCTCTAGTCGACTTTGGTGATACCGGTCATAACAATACGGGATTTGAACACACTTCCCGAATAGATATGACGTCAGGAGATTGA